The Prunus dulcis chromosome 3, ALMONDv2, whole genome shotgun sequence genome segment GTCCGGTCACTTCGGCTGGTTGGATTACTTTGTAAGAGGAATAGTCTGGTTTTCTTACACAGTTTCCTTGCTTGTTCAAAAGTCCAAATGGATCAAAGTTCTAAACTCTGTTTGGTGGGTGTCCTCCTTTTCATTGGTCTCGGCTTATAACATCGAAGTACTCATAAGAACCCATAACATTCACATGTTTGATGCAATGACATGGCCAGGGAACTTGTTACTTCTTCTGTGTGCTGTTAGAAACCTCAGTCAATGTGTTCATCAGCATGCCCAAGATAACAGCCTCTCTGAACCTCTATTGGCCCGAAAGTCTGCTGGGAAGAGCCAGAAAACAGAACTTGAGCATGCTAGTTTTCTTAGCAAATTGACATTTGCTTGGATTAACCCTTTACTTAAATTGGGCTCCTCAAAAACATTAGCTCTTGAAGACATCCCTTCTCTGGTTTCTGAAGATGAAGCAGATTTAGCATACCAAAAGTTTGCTCATGCATGGGATTCACTGTCAAGGGAGAAGAGGCCAAGCAGTACCCGGAACCTGGTTCTGCAGACTCTAGCAAAAGTTTACATGAAAGAAAATACATGGATAGCATTTTGTGCATTCCTCAGGACCATTTCAATTGCAGTTTCTCCTCTTATACTCTATGCTTTtgtaaattattcaaatagCGACAAGGAAAATCTATCTGAAGGCCTCATAATATTGGGGTGCCTAATTCTTTCCAAAGTCGTTGAATCTTTGAGCCAGAGACATTGGTTTTTTGGCTCAAGGAGGTGTGGAATGAGGATGAGGTCAGCCTTGATGGTGGCAGTTTATCAAAAGCAGCTGAAGCTTTCTAGTTTGGGAAGGAGAAGGCACTCAGCTGGGGAGATTGTGAATTATATAGCAGTCGATGCCTATCGAATGGGAGAGTTCCCGTGGTGGTTTCATTCAGCATGGACCTATGCACTGCAACTATTCGTTACCATTGGTGTTCTTTATTGGGTGGTGGGTCTCGGTGCTCTTCCTGGTTTGATTCCTCTCTTCATTTGTGGTCTACTGAATGTGCCATTCGCAAAGGCACTTCAAAAGTGTCAATCCCAGTTCATGATAGCTCAAGACGAGCGACTCAGAGCCACTTCTGAGATCCTGAACAGTAtgaaaatcattaaattaCAATCCTGGGAAGAGAAATTCAAAACGTTAGTCGATTCCCTTCGCGAACGTGAATTCATATGGTTGACTGACTCACAAATGAAAAGGGCTTATGGCACGCTAATGTATTGGATGTCACCCACCATCATTTCTTCGGTTATCTTTCTGGGATGTATCATTTTCCAAAGTGTCCCTCTAAATGCAAGTACCATATTCACGGTTCTAGCTTCACTAAGGAACATGGGAGAACCTGTCAGAATGATACCAGAGGCTCTTTCAGTAATGATCCAAGTCAAGGTCTCATTTGATCGTCTCAATGTTTTTTTGCTTGATGACGAGCTGAAAGATAATGAAGTAAGGAAGTTGTCATCACAGAATTCAGATGAGAGCTTAAGAATAGAAAGAGGCAATTTCAGCTGGTATCCTGAATCAACAGTTCCAACTCTGAGAAATGTGAATTTAGAAGTACAAAGGGAGCAGAAAGTTGCAGTTTGTGGACCAGTTGGAGCTGGAAAATCATCACTTTTATGTGCTATACTTGGAGAGATGCCCAAAATTTCAGGAACTGTGAGTTTAAAACAGATGACAAATTTAATATACTTGATGTGCTAAGTTTTTTATActaactttatttattattgcaGGTTGATGTATTTGGAACCATGGCCTATGTTTCTCAGACTTCTTGGATACAAAGTGGGACAGTTCGTGATAACATACTCTACGGGAGGCCAATGGACAAGAACAAATATGATAAGGCCATAAAAGCTTGTGCTCTAGATAAGGACATTGATAGTTTTGACCATGGTGATCTTACTGAAATAGGCCAAAGGGGCCTTAATATGAGTGGAGGACAGAAGCAGAGGATTCAGCTGGCTCGAGCTGTCTATAGTGATGCTGATATCTATCTTCTTGATGACCCCTTCAGTGCAGTGGATGCACATACTGCAGCAATTCTATTTCATGTAAGAATGGCACGTTCAATAATTTTAAGAAGCATGAAAACTACATTTAGTATCATTGTAGAAAGATTTCACTCCATTTGAATTGACTTATGCAGGATTGCGTCATGGCCGCTCTAGCAAGGAAAACTGTAATTCTGGTAACTCATCAAGTTGAATTTCTCTCAGAAGTTGATAAGATTCTGGTATTTGTTATTAcctcaaatttcaatttaatttgcaataaaaattcaaattgtgTTGTTCATGAAACCTTATTTGGTCAGACTAACAAGGAACTAGTatcttataatttaatttacagGTAATGGAGGGTGGAAAAGTTACTCAATCTGGAAGCTATGAGAGTCTTTTGACAGCTGGAACAGCATTTGAGCAGCTTGTGAATGCTCATAAAGATGCAGTGACAACATTGGGTCCTTCCAATTATCAAAGCCAAGGAGAATCTGAAAAGGGAGATATGGTTCGGCCAGAGGAACCTCATGCTGCATACCTCACTGCAAATAATAGTGAAGGGGATATTTCTGTGAAGGGTGTAGCTGGGGTGCAACtaacagaagaagaagggaaagaGATTGGAGATGTTGGATGGAAGCCCTTTTGGGACTATATATTTGTTTCCAAAGGAACACTTCTTCTATGCTTAGGCATAATAACACAGTCTGGTTTTGTTGGTCTTCAGGCTGCTGCAACTTATTGGTTAGCTCTAGGCATTCAAATTCCTAAAGTGACCAATGGCGTACTCATCGGTGTTTATACTGCAATTTCAACACTTAGTGCTGTCTTTGTATATCTTAGGTCATTTTTTGCAGCCCATATGGGATTGAAAGCTTCTAGAGCCTTTTATTCTGGTTTCACTGATGCTATCTTTAAGGCTCCCATGCTGTTCTTTGACTCAACCCCTGTAGGGAGGATTTTGATACGAGTAAGTGTATCCAATCTTCAACAAGTGTATTTTCATTTACTTATTTCAGAATTCATTCATTATTTCCACTTGTGCAGGCTTCATCAGACTTAagtattttggattttgacaTACCGTTCTCCATTATCTTTGTTGTGTCTGCTGGCGTTGAACTGCTGACAACGATTGGAATTATGGCTTCGGTCACATGGCAAGTTCTCATTATAGGCTTTCTTGCCATGGTTGCTGCAAAATATGTTCAGGTGGATCAGAATATCAGTtgaattctctctctctctctctctctctcttcaccaATGGAATGTTGGAACTGACTTCTTTGTTTCGTTTCTAGGGCTATTATCTAGCCTCTGCAAGGGAACTAATAAGAATCAATGGAACAACCAAAGCTCCTGTTATGAACTATGCATCAGAGACATCACTTGGAGTGGTCACTATAAGAGCTTTTAAGATGGCGGACAGGTTCTTCAACAACTACTTAGAGCTAGTTGACACAGATGCCAGATTGTTCTTTCATTCTAATGCAACCATGGAGTGGTTAATTTTAAGGACAGAAGTGCTTCAGAATTTGACCCTTTTCACAGCTgcttttttcattgttttacTTCCCAAGGGTTATGTTGCACCAGGTAATTTATTAGATAGAAATTATTGTTTCAAACTAAGGAGTTTGAGGTTGTCTAAAGTTGTTTAACCCTCACCTAATTTCCTTTATGCAGGGCTTGTGGGGCTCTCTCTTTCTTATGCTTTATCACTAACAGCAACACAAATTTTTGTGACTCGATGGTATTGCAACTTATCCAACTACATTATCTCGGTTGAAAGGATAAAACAATTCATGCAGATTTCACCAGAGCCCTCTGCAATTGTGGAGGACAAGAGGCCTCCATCTTCATGGCCTAGCAAGGGTAGGATAGAGCTGTATTCTCTGAAGGTAATATATTCAAAATCATACATGTGAACTTCCTTACTCAGTCAAAATCTGTTCCTTTAAAAACCTTATGGTTTGATCAGGTTAGAATTCTAACCATTACTTACTGCTTTTGGTTGGTTAAAGATCAAATACCGCCCAAATGCTCCGCTAGTTCTCAAGGGAATTACGTGCACATTCAGAGAAGGCACTAGAGTAGGAGTTGTGGGAAGGACAGGAAGCGGAAAAACTACACTCATAAGTGCTTTGTTTCGCTTAGTAGAGCCGGCCAGTGGTAAAATCATTATAGATGGACTTGACATCTGCTCTATGGGTCTAAAAGATCTGAGAATGAAGCTCAGTATCATCCCTCAAGAACCAACTCTTTTCAGGGGTAGCATCCGAACCAACTTGGATCCTCTAGGCCTTTACTCCGATGACGAAATATGGATGGTGAGCAAGCTGAATACAGTTCTGATGAAAAGGCTTTTCCTGCATAATTTTTACATTGTTTGTCAGCAACTTCTACTAATGCAGCCAATTTTATGCATTAGTTAAATTTAGCTCTCTTTCTGTacttgaattatgaatgaatttaATGACATCTTCATTGCAGGCTCTAGAGAAGTGTCAGCTCAAGGCAACAGTCAGTAAGCTACCTAATCTGTTAGACTCATCTGGTGAGTTTGTGACGTTTCCTACAAACAAATGAGAAAAAGTGTTGTTAACACCTTACTTAAGCTCCAAGTTTTTATTAAGTCTAATAATTATATGTGAAGTGAAGAGATCATATTATAATCACTGTCGTAAAAGTTATAACTATAATGATTTCAACAGTGAGTGATGAAGGGGAAAACTGGAGCGCCGGACAACGCCAGCTCTTTTGCCTTGGCAGAGTCCTTCTCAAGAGGAACAGAATTCTGGTTCTAGACGAGGCTACGGCGTCCATTGATTCTTCGACAGACGCCATTCTGCAGAGAATCATCAGGCAGGAATTTTCAGAATGCACGGTGATAACTGTGGCTCACAGAGTTCCAACCGTTATAGACAGTGACATGGTCATGGTCCTCTCCTATGGTAAGCTTTTATAATTTCAATGAAATCTGCAGGACTTGTGACCCTGTGATATTTTGGTAACACATTATATGAAACCAATTGCTAATATGTAGGGtggtttaatttgtttgtctGTAGGGAAGCTGGTGGAATATGAAGAGCCTGCAAAGCTGTTGGATACCAACTCCTACTTCTCCAAGCTTGTAGCTGAATATTGGTCAAGCTGCAAGAGAACCTGATGCCCAAAATGTCAAGCACCACAAATGTATCTAAATAATTAAGGGACTATTTGATTGGAAATTTGCTGTTAGAATTGCTTCTAGTCTGATGAAAATCTTGTGATCAATGTAAAACGGGCCTTAGCAGATTTGGAGATTAATGAGAAAGCAGGGTTACAACCAAAAGCTAAAATAACACGCGAGTGAACGTCAAAACTTCATTCGAGTTTATcctaggaaaaaaaaaataaaggattgaaaaaagaaatgttgATGAACAAAAGATGCAGTTACAGAAAAAGAGCTTcgaacaaaataacaaaaagatgCGAGATAAGCACCTACGCTAACTTGGCCGAGTTATGAAATCAGGTGCTAGTTGGCCAAGTTATGAATGTCGCCCATAACTTGGCTAAATCCTATATTTAACATATCTGTGGGGCATTAATAACTCGGCCAACTGACACATAATTTGATGAACATACTTCACTGCTTTAGTAACTTAATCTAAATTGCTATGAGTACTTACCTGTCCAAATTCCTCACACCCCCTCTGCCAAATCAAAAAAGACACAAGCATAAGCTAAGAACTTGGAAGTTTGCTTTACGCTGTCCAAAGGCCGAAGATTTGTTTTacacggctatactccgtgttttttatttttttaaaaaatagactAGTTTTGACACGTGACGGCTAATCGATGGGagtccttttttatttaaaaataactaTTTTACACGTGGGCTGCTATGCATCTGTtctcttttatatttatatatagtaaatagtatagccggtcaGGTttactgggttttttttttaaaatttttaaaattgtcttcaataaatagtatagacggGTGGCTATAGTCTTTTATATCTATACACGtctctcattttttttaaaggaaatgTGGAATAGTTGTATtctacatgtatatatgtatttctaatgtttaatacacgtatttttttacaaaatttgcaGTAAGACACACTAAATTCatgtattatacaaataattctcacatactattgaatatgaataatatatgttataaaaattatattacaatACTATATAGTGGCcgattaatatctactttagatatgttgaaactagcaaattaatatgtataaagtacaaactaatgcaataaggagggtccttttttctttaatttttttaaattaaatagtatagccgtgcggctatacctttGGAACATAATGTATTCAAACAGtacagccgagcggctatactacgatttctttaattaaaaaaactaatttttgaAACGTGGCGCTAGAGGatcctctttttttaaaaaaaaaatagtacagctgCACGACTATActccttgtttttattttttatatttaaaaatagtatagccgactGGCTTTACTCTTTACATATATTTTGGGTatcctttttttccccaattttcatttatcGATAAGagtttagagcattatccattactattttGGCAATACCCGAGTCTCTGTTGtcctcatttcattttttacttttttagaaTTATTATCCGTATAAAGAATTTACCACTTTCACGTTCAATAATCTATTATACACGTACTTAcctatttttcaataatacatccGTGTTATGTACACGTCTTAAAGACTTGGTAAAATTCAAGCTTTTAAAAAGCAAATGTACATACATATgtacatatacatatgtatttgtcatgtttaatacacatatttttttacaaaagtttcaataaggcacacaaaattcatgaattatacaaataattctcacatattatttaataaaaataatatatatatataattaatattaaaatattaaaatattatataattccATAACCTTTAAGTTGTAATTTGCCAAACTTTTgccaaataaaacaaatgcGTATTTTTTCCCATTAAGTATTTcataaatagtacagccgtgcggctatacacggtttttaaattttttttaaaatagtaaaGCCATCCGGCTATACTTGGTTTtccctatttttttaaatagtaaaGCCGCTTGGCTATACCccctttttactttttttttggggcaaaattgtatagccgcccggctatacccgatttatttcttattttttttattcagaggggctatactctttatatatattttggggatcttttttttcttttaaattttttccccgatttttgtttatcaataagaatagtttagagcattatGCATTACTATTTTGGCAATACACGAGTCTctattgtttcctttttgttttttacttttctagaGTTATTACCCGTAAAGAATTTACTATTTTCATGTTCAATAATCTATTATAtacgtacgtacgtatttttaaataatacatCCGTGTTCTATACATGTCTTAAAGACTCGATAAAATTCAAgctttttaaaaagcaaacatacaatattTGTCTTGTATATGTACatacgtatttttcatgtcTAATACACGTattgttttacaaaattttcaataagacatataaaattcaagtattatacaaataattctcacatattattgaataaatataatatatatttaaaaaattaaattaattaaattaaaatattatatagttgctgaacttttaagttgtaattttccataattttgccaaataaaatacatacgtgtatttttttccattttagtATTTCATAAATCATACAGCAGCTCGGCTatacttgatttttttaattttattttaaaataggATAGCCTTATGGCTATACTCGGGTTTATTAATGtttctaaaaaaatagtaaagctgcccggctatacttattttgacacgtggccaGCTAATTGCATGgcggtttttgttttttatattgaagCATGGCCATACTTGGTTTTTTCCTTATTGTtagaaaaatagtatagcagcGCGGCAATACCCGGTTTTTATTAATGTTTctgaaaaatagtatagccgcacgactatacttattttgacacgtgggcaaCTGGTCATTGGTTCGATATTATGTACAATACATAGTAcacctaaaatataaaataaaaaaatcgaAGACCCTAAAAAATGGGTGATAAGTGAAATACGTATCTTCACAATAGTTTTCTAGGATTCTGGTAGTAAATAttatgaaaaaagaaactaaagagCGATACTATTCATcactttctttgaaaaaaaaaattattaatcaaTATACAATAAACTCAAATTAATTTctctcaaaaaacaaaaaactcaaattaatAGTTGAGAGTAGTTATTTATGCATTTGAGATTCTCTTTCTGATTTTCCCTCCTCTAATATGACTTatgcataaaaaaaacaaatttgctaaatataatatatgcttCTATTCTATgtgatcaaagaaaaaaatatcctctttttttttttttttccttctgtttGAATGAATACCATATTGTTATTCTTCATATATAGGCTCAAGTTCAAGATAAAATGATTAGAGCTTTTCCACTTATTTGGATTGCCAGGGCAAAAGGCCCCGGGCGGCAAAAACACACTCCACCAATCAAATCCAGCTTAGGCAGATGGTGGGCTCCCCCAAGACTATGCATGCAAGAAAGCAAGAACAACATGAGCTGTTGCCTAAGGACGCTAACGTCAgcgaagaaaaaaattattaaaaatatacaaaaaaattcagatttcaaacgtataaataaaattaatctcaTTTGAATAGTAATTACCATTGGCCATGGCAATGGgaggaaaagcaaaa includes the following:
- the LOC117620754 gene encoding ABC transporter C family member 8-like; translation: MASLRSSLGRTFSWICDGELELGSYCTQRTIINGVNLLFLFVFCLLALIGSIRKHHITVPFRRDHFSIVVSICCALTSIAYFAAGLWDLIAQSDVSGHFGWLDYFVRGIVWFSYTVSLLVQKSKWIKVLNSVWWVSSFSLVSAYNIEVLIRTHNIHMFDAMTWPGNLLLLLCAVRNLSQCVHQHAQDNSLSEPLLARKSAGKSQKTELEHASFLSKLTFAWINPLLKLGSSKTLALEDIPSLVSEDEADLAYQKFAHAWDSLSREKRPSSTRNLVLQTLAKVYMKENTWIAFCAFLRTISIAVSPLILYAFVNYSNSDKENLSEGLIILGCLILSKVVESLSQRHWFFGSRRCGMRMRSALMVAVYQKQLKLSSLGRRRHSAGEIVNYIAVDAYRMGEFPWWFHSAWTYALQLFVTIGVLYWVVGLGALPGLIPLFICGLLNVPFAKALQKCQSQFMIAQDERLRATSEILNSMKIIKLQSWEEKFKTLVDSLREREFIWLTDSQMKRAYGTLMYWMSPTIISSVIFLGCIIFQSVPLNASTIFTVLASLRNMGEPVRMIPEALSVMIQVKVSFDRLNVFLLDDELKDNEVRKLSSQNSDESLRIERGNFSWYPESTVPTLRNVNLEVQREQKVAVCGPVGAGKSSLLCAILGEMPKISGTVDVFGTMAYVSQTSWIQSGTVRDNILYGRPMDKNKYDKAIKACALDKDIDSFDHGDLTEIGQRGLNMSGGQKQRIQLARAVYSDADIYLLDDPFSAVDAHTAAILFHDCVMAALARKTVILVTHQVEFLSEVDKILVMEGGKVTQSGSYESLLTAGTAFEQLVNAHKDAVTTLGPSNYQSQGESEKGDMVRPEEPHAAYLTANNSEGDISVKGVAGVQLTEEEGKEIGDVGWKPFWDYIFVSKGTLLLCLGIITQSGFVGLQAAATYWLALGIQIPKVTNGVLIGVYTAISTLSAVFVYLRSFFAAHMGLKASRAFYSGFTDAIFKAPMLFFDSTPVGRILIRASSDLSILDFDIPFSIIFVVSAGVELLTTIGIMASVTWQVLIIGFLAMVAAKYVQGYYLASARELIRINGTTKAPVMNYASETSLGVVTIRAFKMADRFFNNYLELVDTDARLFFHSNATMEWLILRTEVLQNLTLFTAAFFIVLLPKGYVAPGLVGLSLSYALSLTATQIFVTRWYCNLSNYIISVERIKQFMQISPEPSAIVEDKRPPSSWPSKGRIELYSLKIKYRPNAPLVLKGITCTFREGTRVGVVGRTGSGKTTLISALFRLVEPASGKIIIDGLDICSMGLKDLRMKLSIIPQEPTLFRGSIRTNLDPLGLYSDDEIWMALEKCQLKATVSKLPNLLDSSVSDEGENWSAGQRQLFCLGRVLLKRNRILVLDEATASIDSSTDAILQRIIRQEFSECTVITVAHRVPTVIDSDMVMVLSYGKLVEYEEPAKLLDTNSYFSKLVAEYWSSCKRT